Proteins found in one Ostrinia nubilalis chromosome 27, ilOstNubi1.1, whole genome shotgun sequence genomic segment:
- the LOC135084982 gene encoding putative autophagy-related protein 11, which yields MSKKMSSSTKVRSKPNLRDEKITDLAAKIDETDEMKLKMLAALDKPESDDVLYPPELNAHLIEQLKVMTCENNQLRKCVFTKDEEIKELNKTVTDLNQRIRDIISGTGPAISSKSAGIISSKITELCKQNRHLVAEVEGYKTKNSALERKIMQLDLINKENEKLDMCLCKEEPPDTTSDELKDLNNKLNAVNKKLYDSKNRNLELKNDILIATKILQQELGDKFTSIKELQNDLAGWKGRAQQIVLLQARISELEEKLNGKHKDLIDAKRKDQTQIIREIENKRKKEMEMSMKELECLKEENHDIKKKLDGAKCRIRNLECDAITIRQKMQTLVEKSNHDDLLITEQRNQIKSLELYYQEILKENTAKMNKMNSEMAEYQKLMKNTDAKIDALRKQATEKSAKIDELRAQLLRYEECSLQSVFFTPMKTATDNEIKKLSELVVVLNERLDAERHKWEELEITQRKLKEKKRRLERRVAALDEEVKTLRESKRASRVSKTSVAKEQQYEFGMTSTSVTKKHSSITAVAEKPSESSSESQPVDYDSLDKEDLKYKLELSEEKLKIMEDKLKMIEEEKQEDYNHLTDMIQTSKQLFNEALAVLQREKCLCS from the exons ATGAGTAAGAAAATGAGTTCTTCGACCAAAGTTCGGTCTAAGCCAAATCTAAGAGACGAAAAGATTACTGATTTGGCTGCAAAGATCGATGAGACAGATGAGATGAAGCTCAAAATGTTAGCGGCCCTTGATAAGCCGGAATCTGATGATGTTTTATATCCTCCGGAGTTGAATGCTCATTTAATTGAGCAATTAAAG GTTATGACATGCGAGAACAATCAACTACGCAAATGCGTCTTTACTAAAGACGAAGAGATTAAAGAATTGAATAAAACTGTGACTGATTTAAACCAGCGCATCCGCGATATCATATCTGGCACAGGCCCAGCCATATCCTCAAAATCCGCTGGAATTATCAGCTCTAAAATAACTGAACTGTGCAAGCAAAACCGCCATTTGGTCGCAGAAGTAGAAGgctacaaaacaaaaaattcagCCCTTGAAAGGAAAATCATGCAACTAGACTTGATTAACAAAGAAAATGAGAAATTAGACATGTGTCTGTGTAAAGAAGAACCGCCGGACACAACCTCTGATGAACTGAAAGATCTTAATAATAAACTGAATGCGgtgaataaaaagttatacgaTAGTAAGAATAGAAATTTAGAATTGAAGAACGATATCCTCATTGCTACAAAAATTCTACAGCAAGAGCTTGGGGATAAGTTTACAAGTATCAAAGAACTGCAGAATGATTTGGCTGGCTGGAAAGGTAGGGCACAGCAAATAGTATTGTTGCAAGCGAGAATTAGCGAGCTGGAAGAGAAGCTGAATGGAAAGCACAAGGATTTGATTGATGCTAAGAGAAAGGATCAAACTCAG ATTATACgagaaatagaaaataaaagaaagaaagagatgGAAATGTCGATGAAAGAGCTCGAGTGTCTAAAAGAGGAAAATCACGACATAAAAAAGAAGTTGGATGGAGCTAAATGCAGAATCAGGAATCTAGAATGTGATGCAATCACCATTAGACAAAAAATGCAAACATTGGTGGAAAAAAGCAATCATGATGATTTGTTGATTACTGAACAAAGA AACCAAATCAAAAGCCTAGAATTATATTATCAAGaaatactcaaagaaaacacaGCAAAAATGAACAAAATGAACAGTGAAATGGCTGAGTATCAGAAACTGATGAAAAATACTGACGCCAAAATAGATGCTCTCAGGAAACAAGCGACTGAGAAATCAGCCAAAATTGACGAACTGAGAGCCCAACTGTTGAGGTACGAAGAGTGTTCACTACAAAGTGTCTTCTTTACACCTATGAAGACTGCCACTGACAACGAAATTAAGAAGTTGTCTGAATTGGTAGTCGTTCTTAATGAGAGGCTAGATGCTGAGCGTCACAAATGGGAAGAGCTTGAGATCACTCAACGAAAACTTAAAGAGAAGAAGCGCAGGCTAGAAAGACGAGTTGCTGCTCTTGATGAAGAAGTAAAGACATTGAGAGAGTCCAAAAGAGCATCAAGAGTTTCAAAAACTTCTGTGGCTAAAGAACAGCAGTATGAATTTGGTATGACATCAACTTCTGTCACAAAAAAGCATTCTTCTATCACTGCTGTTGCCGAGAAACCCAGCGAGTCTTCATCTGAATCCCAACCAGTCGACTACGATTCATTGGATAAAGAGGATCTAAAATACAAGCTCGAACTATCAGAAGAAAAACTCAAGATCATGGAAGATAAACTAAAGATGATTGAAGAAGAGAAGCAAGAAGATTACAATCATCTAACGGATATGATTCAAACTTCGAAGCAATTGTTTAACGAAGCGTTGGCTGTTTTACAAAGAGAGAAATGTCTTTGTTCGTAG